One Mycobacterium dioxanotrophicus genomic region harbors:
- a CDS encoding methane monooxygenase/ammonia monooxygenase subunit B, translating to MSQLQRSASSRPTEGHAGWARRLALTAVAVLVLLIGLAAPAAAHGEEGQQAFEKTATVTFYDVKFSTSELDIGQELTITGTLRVMESWPDHTLAAPELGFLSLNQPGPVFFVTERWLSDTFTPQSVKIHKGATYPFKIVAKARVPGTYHIHPTFAVHDAGTLVGPGQSVTIADAGEFSVPMELATGETVELGGFGIGNVVAWTAISFVIAAAYLVFWMRKGLLWRAFPVAEGRGASIISKGQVKVSVAIAVLALLLGVGSYAYAELTTGPKVPPQVARVEPAAAELDPLGKQLKVHVDSAVFQTGTGRLEFTLTVTNNSPQPVLLQKLQFSTYQAINRDVAAGSAAPDPGELVTVTPPGQIQPGETRTLTVDLDGAALAEQGLLPLNEAQIRVTGLVFFTDASGQSAISEVNELTTGILPKY from the coding sequence ATGTCGCAGCTACAGCGCAGCGCCAGCAGCCGACCAACGGAGGGGCACGCGGGCTGGGCCCGCCGACTCGCCCTAACCGCGGTCGCCGTGCTCGTGCTTTTGATCGGACTTGCCGCCCCGGCCGCGGCGCACGGTGAGGAAGGCCAGCAGGCCTTCGAGAAGACCGCGACGGTGACTTTCTACGATGTCAAGTTCTCCACATCAGAACTCGACATCGGCCAGGAACTCACCATCACCGGCACCTTGCGGGTGATGGAGTCCTGGCCCGACCACACGCTGGCGGCGCCGGAACTCGGCTTCCTGAGCCTCAACCAGCCCGGACCGGTGTTCTTCGTCACCGAGCGGTGGCTGTCGGATACCTTCACGCCTCAGTCGGTCAAGATCCACAAGGGCGCGACCTACCCGTTCAAGATCGTGGCCAAGGCGCGGGTGCCGGGCACGTACCATATCCACCCGACGTTCGCCGTGCACGACGCGGGCACTCTGGTCGGCCCCGGGCAGTCGGTGACAATCGCAGACGCCGGTGAGTTTAGTGTGCCGATGGAGCTGGCCACCGGCGAGACGGTGGAACTGGGCGGTTTCGGGATCGGCAATGTCGTCGCGTGGACGGCAATCTCCTTCGTCATCGCTGCGGCCTACCTGGTCTTCTGGATGCGCAAGGGGCTGCTGTGGCGCGCGTTCCCGGTCGCGGAGGGCCGCGGGGCGTCCATCATCAGCAAAGGCCAAGTCAAGGTCTCGGTAGCCATCGCCGTGCTGGCGTTGCTCCTCGGGGTCGGCAGCTACGCGTACGCCGAATTGACAACCGGACCGAAGGTACCGCCACAGGTGGCGCGGGTGGAACCGGCGGCCGCGGAGCTCGATCCTCTGGGCAAGCAACTGAAGGTCCACGTCGACAGCGCGGTCTTCCAGACCGGCACCGGTCGGCTGGAGTTCACGTTGACGGTGACGAACAACAGCCCTCAGCCGGTCTTGCTGCAGAAGCTGCAGTTCAGCACCTACCAAGCCATCAATCGCGACGTCGCGGCTGGAAGCGCGGCGCCGGACCCCGGTGAGCTGGTCACGGTGACACCGCCTGGTCAGATCCAGCCGGGAGAGACCCGGACGTTGACCGTCGACCTCGACGGTGCCGCGCTGGCCGAGCAGGGCTTGTTGCCGCTCAACGAGGCTCAGATCCGGGTGACCGGATTGGTCTTCTTCACCGACGCCTCCGGGCAGAGCGCGATCAGCGAGGTCAACGAACTGACCACGGGCATCCTGCCCAAGTACTGA
- a CDS encoding DUF4242 domain-containing protein, with product MPKFIIERTVPGAGQWSDEEVQTVSAKSNEVLADMPGVQWQESYVVDDKLYCVYVAPDAERVVEHARRGGFPADKVSEVRRIIDPTSGGR from the coding sequence ATGCCCAAGTTCATCATCGAGCGCACCGTGCCTGGCGCCGGACAGTGGTCAGATGAGGAGGTGCAGACGGTCAGCGCCAAATCAAACGAAGTCCTCGCCGACATGCCTGGCGTGCAATGGCAGGAAAGCTATGTCGTCGACGACAAGCTGTACTGCGTCTACGTTGCCCCGGATGCGGAACGAGTGGTCGAGCATGCGCGTCGCGGTGGTTTTCCGGCAGACAAGGTCTCCGAGGTACGTCGCATCATCGACCCGACCAGCGGCGGTCGCTAG